The sequence AGGCTGCGCAAGGATTTcagcgtgcagcagctATAAATATTCTATGACGTCAAGCAGTGCCGCGCGGATTTAATACATATTGACGCTTAACTTGACGTTAACTTAGGTAGAATTAAGAATTttggaatcgtgaatgaatgCATCATGAGCGTGGGAGCAGACCACATCGTTTGCTCAAGCCAAGGGGGAAAAAAAGAAGCGCTCCCAGCTCGTATTGTGGCTTCACCAACATCGAGGCAAGCGAGCGTGCCATTGCTTTGCCATCAATCCGAACTGTTTCTTGTCCTATCTCTCGTTCCCTATCGCGGAAAGTCGATCTGCACGCCTGTGAACATGCGACTCTGCATCAAGAACGTGggattcacgaatgacgGCAAAACAAAAACGATCCAGGGACGCCACGATCATTTGCAGGACCGTGTCtatgacgacgaagcatGAAAGATATGGGGTTTATTCACTCAGCTGCAAAAGTAGACGCAACTTATATAACACCTCTCGCTTGGCCCTGCGTCATGCGTCAACTAGTTCATTGCacagcagtcgtgagtggccAACGAGACCTTGCACCATTCCATTCACAAAGAGATCCCGATGCATCGGGTCCTGAGCTCGACTTTTATCGGTAACTAATGTTAGACGATCACGTGAATTCAATAGCTTCCGTTGCATCCcttaatcgtgaatctcacAAATTTCTGCTGTTGTTTCACGCGGCGTTCGAAAGGACTCAGCTCTCTTGAGCCTGAACAACTCAAGACTGCTTTGACAAGtttcaagtcgtgagtatcATCACAAAATGATTTACGAGCATGAAAGCTGTAGCTCTCCTGAAGTCAGGCGTGAGGTTCACAGCCAATTCGACCTTCGGGGCATTTTCCGACAAGCGATTCCAAGCAcaactcatgactcacTTTCTGACGTGTGAAAAGGTATCACGATTGTGATATACAGTAAGATTGGGGGAACCCTACCAGTCTCTAGACAATCTCACACCCAGCAGAATTTGGCGTGACCGTGCGATGTGCGCCGTGCGCCGTGCGCATGCACAATCAGGTGTCTGTCCGAAAATCCCGTTTCCACTAGATCCTGATCGTGTAGATATCTGTGCCACTTCTTGACCGAACCTTTTTTCCCTCTCCAGGATCCCGGGGTTGTAGCAATCTGCGGATCTTTCCGACGCActtcttggcagcaccTTTAAACATACTTTTGGTAAATCTCGCCGAGACACAAACCGAACCCGCAAGTATGAGAAAGACTAGAGTAACACATTTGACTGGAAGGAGCACCGGAGCATCTGCCGACTTCGCGCGTTCCATGTCTGCGCTTCTACGCGCTCCTACAACCTTAGCCGAGATCGATCGGAAGACTCTAAACTTGTTTCTTTGGAGTGGCTTGAGCGTCGGTGACGCCAAgggaagaagaagagaagCGATGTGGCCCCcaaccagcagcagagacgcTCGCTCGATGCTAGCCTAGCCAACCTCTTTGCGCTAAACATTGAGCATTTCCCGTTCGTCTCTGCAGCTCGCGCATTTCCAGGAGATGCAAACCTCAATGTAGCTGCCTTTGCATCTATCCCTACTATACGTGCCCCAAATCTGCCCAAATCAGACAGTACTTGATGAAGTCGGCGAGCGTTCCGCCGTCGAATTCGGACCAAAAGAGGCAAGTGAAGTGGGAAGAAAAGACAAAGAAGCCGCAACAATCACATTTCAGACTTTGCATCGTCAGCCAAAGTATCTCTCAGCTTCTTCCAGTCAGTCGCGATCTGGCCTTGGCCCGTGCGGTTACAGAAATCCGCTAACGCTACGGAAAGCGGCAAATGTTATAAGAAGCTCCCACTTTCTCAAGCCTCCTTTTTCCTCGTTAACACAGGACCAAAGTCAACACACTCAAACATGTCGAGCGACAAGATCACCTTCTTGACCAACTGGCAGGCAGTGCCTTACCACCTCCCTGTTTACCGCGCCCAGTCCCAGGTGAGAATCTCGTTTTTTCCTTGATTAGTGTGATTGACGCGTAACGACTCTTTTTTACTCACCATCAATCGTTTTGTATCCACGCATTCCTGCTTCGCTTCATTGCAGGGCTACTTTGCCAAAGAGGGCATCAAGGTGGCCATCCTGGAGCCCAATGACCCCAGCGATGTTGTAAGTTTTGAATGTTACACGCATGGTTCTCCTGACAACCATCGAACAGCTTGCTGAAAGCTTTCAGTCCATCTTCATTACAGACGGAAATCATCGGCACAGGCAAGGCCGACATGGGTCTCAAGGCCATGATCCACACGCTCGCCGCCAAGGGCATGCGCAACTATCCCGTCACTTCTATCGGAACCCTCATGGATGAACCTGCCACTGGTATCATCTACATCGACGGCAACGGTATCACCTCAGACTTTCAGAGCCTTCGCGGAAAGCGAATCGGCTATGTCGGCGAGTTTGGCAAAATTCAGATCGATGAGCTCACCAGCCACTTTGGCATGAAACCCGAGGACTACACCGCCGTACGTGTCGGAATGAATGCCACCGaggccatcatcgacggcCGTGTTGATGCAGCTATCGGTCTAGAGAATGTCCAGAtggtcgagcttgaagacTGGTGCGAGCAGCAGGGTCGACCGAAGGCGGACGTCAAGATGCTGAGAATTGACGAACTTGCTGAGCtcggatgctgctgcttctgctctaTCCTCTATATCGCCAACGACAACTTTGTCAGCCAGCACCCCGAAAAGGTGCGCGCCTTCATGCGCGCTGTCAAGCGCGCCGCCGACGACCTCTTCGACCAGCCCCAGCAGGCTTGGGAGGACTTCAAAGTCTTCAAGAAGAGCATGCAGGGACCCATCAACGCTCGCATCTTTGAGCGATCGTTCGCCTACATGTCTCGCGACTGTGCCAACGTTCCGCGCGACTGGTCCAAAGTGACCAACTACTGCAAGCGGCTCGGCATCATCGATGCTTCCTTCGAGCCCAACATGACCAACAACTTCCTCTCCTGGAATGTTGATGCTCAAGATGATGTCGATCCCGATGCCAAGCAGAAAGAGATTGCCCAGTACCAGGCCAATGACGCGCACAAGCTGCTTGCTTCGGGTGGTGCCCACATTCTGCCCAGCTTTGGCTGCAAGTTCGCCAAGGCAGCCACCGTCCAGGCATCTGCCTAGACTGTAATCTGCGATCCACTACCTCATTCTTACCCAATTATCGCGCTCACCTCGCCTGCTGCGGTTAGCTCGAAATGAAATGACTGTCGTCTGATTTGTCTCAATTGTGCACGCATGAAGTGGATACGTACTGTATCTTTCAAGAGGTGAGAAACAGGATTCAATTATGATAAAATTACAGAGATGCAGAAACAACAGAAAGGAGACACAGATATGCAATTCGCGATTCTTCTTAACGAAGAGATGGGCCCAAGCCAGGCGCTGTGCCACCAAGCCCTATGCCCATCCGCAGAAAAGACCCGCCGAGGTTGGTACCGGACCCACTTCCGGCCCCGGCTGCATGCTTAACATGAACCGAGGATCCaagtcgatccagctcgacgttcCATTTGCCAAGGGCTTGATACCGCGGTTTTCCGGAGCTGTTGGCGCTGCGATCGAGTTCGACGTACTGTCCTACCTGGTCGATCCGGGCCTTGATGATttcgtcgaggatgagcgaCATGAGCAGATCCTCAACTTGATCAACGCTTATATTGAGCTGCTGAGCCAGGTATCCGAGCTGCATGCGCGAATATGGCTTGATCGTGTCGATCAGATACTGCGTGCGGAGTCCACGCAAAACGTCGTCAATGTAGGCTTTGATGAACGAGTCTTCGAGGATGGTGCGCTTGTTCTCGCGCAGGATCTTTTCGGCCTCGTGCACTTCTCGGCGCTGGTACGCGGCAACGAGATTGGTCATGGCAACGATCTCGGGATCGTTCTTGTAAGGTTTGGTTTCCTGCGAGTCGAATGGGTTGATATCGCTCCCCATGAGCATGTGAGCAAGCACGAGGTACTTAAGCACCTGGATTCGTTGCGTGCTTCCGGCCTCATCGTAGTTGAGGAAAGCCTGGAAGAAATCGACCTGCGCGGCGGCCCAGTTCTTTTCTGACATGTGCATCTTGCCACCGCACTCGCGGATGACACCCATGATGCGCGGATGCGGAATGGCGCTCTTGACCTGCAGCGTAGAGTTGTAGAcctccttgagcttcttAAAGTTGCCGACCTCGCCGTACATCTGGATCTCGAGAGCAAAGATCTCGAGCAGAATAGTGCCTTTGGACTGATCGTCGCTACCATCCTTGCTTGTGCAATAGgcgtgcagctgcttgagcgactTTGCAAGACGGCCCCACTCTTTACGCGCCAGCCAGATTCGTGCGAGCTTCAGGTCTGTCTTGACAGAGAGTCGGTCGTTTCGGGCGTCCTCCAACGCAGACTTGGTGACGTCGTAGAAGGACTGCATCGTTGAGAGGCCAACGTCGGTAGCATTCGAGACATAGTCGAGGATGTTGTTGATTGACTTTTCCGAATAGTTGCGCGTGACCGCACTCTTTGTATATGAGAGCAGCTGTGTATACGTATCGAGAGCCTCTACATGATGTCCTCGATGGAAGTTGATCTTGGTCATTTGTTTAAGAGCTTTGAAGCCCCAGTCGCCCTTTTCCTTTTCAGCTTGGACCAccgccttgagctcctGTATCGCGCCGTCCGGGTCAGAATCTCTGATGTTTTTGGCGTTGTAGTAGCGGTTTTCGATatctgcatcggcatcatcgaggtcatcgtcttcttcgtACTCAAAGTCGTAATCCTCATCCGCCGCATCGTCCATGATAAATTCTTCGTCTGACATGTTTGCTATCGGTGTTGTCTGAGTGAAGCTGTCAGCTGCAGTTACAATGCTTTGCTGGCTGAGGATGGTCAGTGTCGCGTGGAAATCACCAGAGCATGACTTTAGCAAAACTCACGACCGAGCCATCCACGTTCgtcgttcgtgattcgtgtttcgcGATACACGATctggagcagctgcgaaatcacgaatcacgaatgtggagTCGTGAAGTTAGGAGGTGTGCCCCGTGCGCTTTATTTTCATATGTTACTGACGTTGCTCTAACACTGTCACGCTCCGGCCACAGGTTGGGCGGGTCTGTGGTGGTGGGTGCGTGTCGTCCACGGTCCTGACGCACGACGTGTGATGTTCAAGGCACAAGGTAACTTACTGTAATTTCTTCAAAGCCATCTGCAATGTGCTAAAAAACGCGAATCGTgtgaaacacgaatcggAAGAGGATACCTTCATCGGGTGTCGTAGGCTCGAAGCGAACGTCATAGTGGCAGCCTCTGGTCCCTCTAGTCCCAACTTACCTACACAGCATCCATCACCGGCCTGCCATCGAGATTATAGAATCGTCTCTATACCCTCTTGTATCCATCGAGGCTGCAGCAGTTATGGGTTCACAATCGAGGAACAAGACTGCACTTCAACACGTTCCCATAGCTGCAAGCGCGAGCTccagcaacgacgatggTTCCGCTGCCACACAGTCTCGACCGCCATCAGAGGAAAGCCTCCCTTCTGTGCAGCAGGAAACAAATGTCTTGTCCAAGCAATTAGGCGACCTGGGTTCTGCTCGTCGCAAGGATCGTCATCTAACGGACAAAACAGGGATCTTAACCTCCGAGGAGCATAAGCTAGGTGATCTTAATGTGGTCGCCGCGTACAAAGCACACTTTCGCGAATCTCCTTTCGAGTTCCTTCAGCAATTTGTTGCCTACGGTCAAGGCACCGGCTGGCGCGGCTACTCCAACTACATTGGCGCTCCCATCTTGTACACCGGATGTTCAGAAGAGAGTATCCGTTCTGTGCTCAATAGCGAGCAGGTGCAAGAACGCATTCGCAAGTTGGCTTCAAGTAGAGTGGAACATATATTGCCAGAACAGCCGCCTGTCTCACCAGCCGGTCCAAACAAGACGCAAAAACAACTTGCCATCTTCAAAGAACGCAAGAAGCGTCAGATTGAACAGCAGCTTCGGGAGGAAGCGCTTGCCATCTTGCAGGTCAGCGTAGCTCgcatcgactcgctctCCTTTATCAAATTTTTTGCAGCTACGGTCAACAATATTCTCGCAAGGATGTATCATCAAGGTATTCACATTAGCGTGCCTCAGGTCCTCGAGCTTCGAAGGGTTGCTGCGTACGCCGCCGAACGCAAGCAAAGCATCCTCTTTCTTCCCTGCCACAAGTCCCACATCGACTATCTTACCGTCTCCTGGCTCATGTTCCGACTCGGAATCGCACTGCCCCACATCATTGCCGGAGAAAACCTTGATCTTCCCGTACTCGGCGACGTGCTTCGCAAAGGTGGTGCCTTCTTCATTCGCCGTTCTTTCTCGGGCGATCAGCTGTACCCTGCTGTCATCAAGGAGTACGTTGAAACGCTTCTCGCCAGCGGCAAGAACCTCGAGTGCTTCATCGAAGGCACTCGCTCGCGCACAGGAAAGCTGCTTCCACCCAAACTTGGTATTCTCAAGTACGTAGTCGAAGGTCTGCTCGATGGGCGCACCGATGATGTTTGGATCTGTCCCGTCAGCCTGCAGTACGACTCGGTCATCGAATCTGAGACGTACGTTTCGGAGCTATTGGGCAAGCCAAAAGAGGCAGAATCGCTGCTTGGTCTGCTTTCAGGCAGCTCTTCGCTGCTCCAGCTCAAGATGGGTCGCATTGATATTCGCTTTGACACTCCCTGGTCACTGCAGGGTTTTATCAACGAACAGAAGGAACGAAGGGCCGCGCCTGGCTACAAGAGCGAACGGGTGGAACTGGATCCGACCAGCAACGAGATGCACAAGGTGCTCTTGCTCAAGGCACTCGGCTACCGCGTGCTTGCCGACATCAACAAGGTCTCGGTGGTGATGCCAGCCGCGCTGATCGGCACGGTGGTGCTCACGTTGCGTGGCCGAGGTGTATCTCGTAGCGAACTCATCCGTAGAGTCGATTGGCTGCGTGCGTCTATCAACAAGAAAGGCTTTATT comes from Mycosarcoma maydis chromosome 1, whole genome shotgun sequence and encodes:
- a CDS encoding putative thiamine biosynthesis protein nmt1; its protein translation is MSSDKITFLTNWQAVPYHLPVYRAQSQGYFAKEGIKVAILEPNDPSDVTEIIGTGKADMGLKAMIHTLAAKGMRNYPVTSIGTLMDEPATGIIYIDGNGITSDFQSLRGKRIGYVGEFGKIQIDELTSHFGMKPEDYTAVRVGMNATEAIIDGRVDAAIGLENVQMVELEDWCEQQGRPKADVKMLRIDELAELGCCCFCSILYIANDNFVSQHPEKVRAFMRAVKRAADDLFDQPQQAWEDFKVFKKSMQGPINARIFERSFAYMSRDCANVPRDWSKVTNYCKRLGIIDASFEPNMTNNFLSWNVDAQDDVDPDAKQKEIAQYQANDAHKLLASGGAHILPSFGCKFAKAATVQASA
- a CDS encoding putative COP9 signalosome complex, subunit 2 is translated as MSDEEFIMDDAADEDYDFEYEEDDDLDDADADIENRYYNAKNIRDSDPDGAIQELKAVVQAEKEKGDWGFKALKQMTKINFHRGHHVEALDTYTQLLSYTKSAVTRNYSEKSINNILDYVSNATDVGLSTMQSFYDVTKSALEDARNDRLSVKTDLKLARIWLARKEWGRLAKSLKQLHAYCTSKDGSDDQSKGTILLEIFALEIQMYGEVGNFKKLKEVYNSTLQVKSAIPHPRIMGVIRECGGKMHMSEKNWAAAQVDFFQAFLNYDEAGSTQRIQVLKYLVLAHMLMGSDINPFDSQETKPYKNDPEIVAMTNLVAAYQRREVHEAEKILRENKRTILEDSFIKAYIDDVLRGLRTQYLIDTIKPYSRMQLGYLAQQLNISVDQVEDLLMSLILDEIIKARIDQVGQYVELDRSANSSGKPRYQALGKWNVELDRLGSSVHVKHAAGAGSGSGTNLGGSFLRMGIGLGGTAPGLGPSLR
- a CDS encoding uncharacterized protein (related to bacterial glycerol-3-phosphate acyltransferases) translates to MGSQSRNKTALQHVPIAASASSSNDDGSAATQSRPPSEESLPSVQQETNVLSKQLGDLGSARRKDRHLTDKTGILTSEEHKLGDLNVVAAYKAHFRESPFEFLQQFVAYGQGTGWRGYSNYIGAPILYTGCSEESIRSVLNSEQVQERIRKLASSRVEHILPEQPPVSPAGPNKTQKQLAIFKERKKRQIEQQLREEALAILQVSVARIDSLSFIKFFAATVNNILARMYHQGIHISVPQVLELRRVAAYAAERKQSILFLPCHKSHIDYLTVSWLMFRLGIALPHIIAGENLDLPVLGDVLRKGGAFFIRRSFSGDQLYPAVIKEYVETLLASGKNLECFIEGTRSRTGKLLPPKLGILKYVVEGLLDGRTDDVWICPVSLQYDSVIESETYVSELLGKPKEAESLLGLLSGSSSLLQLKMGRIDIRFDTPWSLQGFINEQKERRAAPGYKSERVELDPTSNEMHKVLLLKALGYRVLADINKVSVVMPAALIGTVVLTLRGRGVSRSELIRRVDWLRASINKKGFIVADFGTMNTGEVVDRALNTVMKGLISEERDVMEPTFVPQKRFELSFYRNQVIHIFVSESLAAAALYTKVKQGGTAPMQRMTRKDLLSECLFISSVLRNEFVFGIDSLEVNVDRTIDGMVADGVLEKHPDIKAEEGGSIELSAKERENGREQFDSFLFLIWPFIEGYWLAAVSLFSLIPKEAEAKGYPTEKLPWFAAKDFEKHTQLLGKTLYAQGELSYLESINAATLSQAFTRMEEMGMILRKKSSHQKPVPIMALHPSFWPSQTTKLTDYMDRLSQFRREGKDRREQSIRPKVRQYTSTYIPPVVEESAIKQRQAQL